A genome region from Thermoplasmata archaeon includes the following:
- a CDS encoding thiamine pyrophosphate-dependent enzyme yields MEIEEFFRMDRWPNSYCPGCGNGIVMNCMHRAMRDMVNLDRLVMVGGIGCSARIDGYVFSDAIHTTHGRAIAFATGIKLGNPELDVIVIGGDGDIGAIGGNHLINAARRNMDLLVICVNNWIYGMTGGQISPASPHECMSTTTPLGNPEYSFEFVKLVAECGANYAARWSITHPFQLVNCLKTAFQKKGFRFVEVLSICPTGFGRNNKINEPAELYKFLKEKTYIMKDENRIAVNLDGKFPLGEFANIDRESYIESLKKIRG; encoded by the coding sequence ATGGAGATTGAAGAATTTTTCCGCATGGACCGCTGGCCCAACAGTTATTGTCCTGGTTGCGGCAATGGAATTGTGATGAACTGCATGCACAGAGCGATGCGGGACATGGTGAATCTAGATAGGTTGGTTATGGTTGGGGGAATTGGTTGCTCTGCAAGAATAGACGGCTATGTGTTTTCAGATGCAATCCATACCACGCATGGAAGAGCAATCGCATTTGCTACAGGGATAAAACTTGGGAATCCGGAGCTTGATGTGATTGTGATTGGTGGTGATGGAGACATTGGAGCCATTGGTGGTAATCACTTGATAAATGCAGCAAGAAGGAACATGGACCTGCTTGTGATTTGTGTAAATAACTGGATATACGGGATGACCGGTGGACAGATATCACCAGCATCCCCACATGAGTGCATGAGCACCACAACACCCCTTGGTAACCCAGAATACTCTTTTGAGTTTGTGAAGTTAGTGGCAGAATGCGGAGCTAATTATGCTGCTAGATGGAGCATTACCCATCCATTCCAGTTGGTGAACTGTCTGAAAACCGCATTTCAGAAAAAAGGCTTCAGATTTGTGGAAGTGCTCTCCATCTGTCCTACTGGCTTCGGAAGAAACAACAAGATTAATGAGCCAGCTGAACTTTACAAATTCCTCAAAGAAAAAACTTACATAATGAAGGATGAGAATAGAATTGCGGTCAATCTGGATGGTAAATTCCCGCTCGGGGAGTTTGCCAACATAGATAGAGAAAGCTACATTGAAAGCTTGAAAAAAATAAGGGGGTAA